CGGGGCGAACACCAGGAGCATCGCCAGAATACCGAACAAAATGGTGACGCAACGCGGCCGATTGATCTCGCGGGCCGTGAATGACGATTGGGTCAGAGTCATGTGACCTTTTGCCGGCGGAGGCCGGCGGAGGGGGCGTGGCGTGCGGCAGCGTCCCGACGACGGCGCGGGACGCATCGGAGGCTTATCGGCCGAAATTGCGCGTCGGGGCCAGAGTTCGGTCGAGCCTCTCGACAACCCTCATGCGACCGGCGCGAGGGTGCGATAATGGGCCTTGCCGGTGGATCGGGCCGAACTCGGACGGTCCGCCGATCGTTGGAAGGGCTCGACTTCGATTGGATCGTGTCGGACGAGCGTGGGAAGGGGCAGCGGATGATCACCAGCCAGGCGGGCACACGACGGATTTCGACCAGGGGCGGCCTTGCCGTCGCGCTGGTCGCGCTCGGGCTGTGCCTGGCCGCATGCGGATCGGGCTCGTCGGCCAAGAAGCAGGCCCGCCAGACCGCCGCCAACGACGCCGCCGACCAAGCCACCGCGTACGTCCGACTGGGCGACGCACGAGCGGCGCTGAGAGAGTTCGAGCGCGCCATCGAACTCAACCCGCTCATGACCCGCGCCTACGTCGGAGCGGGCGATGCCGCGCGGGACCTGGACGATCCCGTCGCCGCCGAAGAGTTCTACAACCAGGCGTCCGAGCTCGACCCCGACAACCCACGCATCCACTTCAAGCGCGGCCAGGTGCTGCAGGCGCTCAACCGCGTGAGCGAGGCCATCCGCGCGTACCTCACGTCGCTCGAGCTCGACCCCACCGACGTACCGGCCAACATCAACGTCTCGGTCGCGTACATGCAGGCCGAGGAGCCGCGCCTCGCACGGCCGTTCGCCGAGCGCGCCGTATTCGTCGACCCCTATAGCGCCGCGGCCCGCATCAACCTGGGCTCGATCTACGCCGCCCTCGACGAGCACCGCCGGGCCGTCGACGAGTATCAGCAGGCCGCCGAGCTCGTCGATCCGATCCCGGCCGAGCTGCTGGTGAATCTGGCCGAGAGCCTGCGCGTGCTGGGCGAGGATGCCCAGGCGGTCAACGTGCTCGACCAGCTCCTGCGAGAGAATGAGTCGGCCCTGGCTTGGGAACGCCGCGGGGCCGCGATGTTCCGCTTGAGCGACTTCGAGGGCGCCGCCACCAGCTTCGAGCGGGCGCTCGAGCTCGACGGCGAGCACTACCCGGCCCTCAACGGCCTTGCGGTGCTCCGCCTCAACGAGTACTTGCGGAGCGGCCAGACCGATCCGGTTGCCCTGCAACAAGCCCTCGACCACTTCCGCAACAGCCTGCGGATCGAGCACCGCCAGCCGAAGGTGCGTGAGCTGCTCAGCCGCTTCAGCTAGGCCGTACCGAGGCCACCGATCGCCGCAGGCCGCCCGCAGGGCGGTTTTTTTAGTGCTTGTCCGCAACGCGGATCGGGCCGGGGCACCTTTCCGGGCAGAAGCCCGACGAAACCCGATACCGGAGACCCGTGAGATGCGAAGCACGACGACGATCGTGGCCCTGGTGACCGCAAGCGTCACCGCCACCACCCTCGCCCAGACCACCCAGCCCGAGCCCAGCGTGTTCCGCGTGCCCGGGGGCGTCGAGTTCACGCTGAACAACGCCGGCGCCAGCGACTATCTCTTCAACTGGTCCGATGCCGGCGGCGCGTTTGTCGACGAAGTGGACCCGACGTTCATCCTGACCGCGGGCGAGACGTACCTGTTCCGCCGCCTCACCGGCGCCCACCCGTTCGTCATCACCGACGACACCCTCGAGGTGACCGGCGGCGACGGTACGTACCGACGCGTCACGACCGACGGTGCCGTCATCGATGCCGCCACGCTCAAGCCCATCGACGCCTTCACCGCCGATCCGGCCCCGACCGACGACTTCATCGAATGGACCCCCTCGGCCGACGACGTGGGGCAGTATTACTACACCTGCCGCGTCACGGGCCACCGTGGCATGACCGGCTCGATCATCGTCGAAGCGGCCGACGCCTGCCGGGCAGACCTCGACGGCGACGGCGATCTCACGATCTTCGACTTCCTGGCC
This Phycisphaerales bacterium DNA region includes the following protein-coding sequences:
- a CDS encoding tetratricopeptide repeat protein — encoded protein: MITSQAGTRRISTRGGLAVALVALGLCLAACGSGSSAKKQARQTAANDAADQATAYVRLGDARAALREFERAIELNPLMTRAYVGAGDAARDLDDPVAAEEFYNQASELDPDNPRIHFKRGQVLQALNRVSEAIRAYLTSLELDPTDVPANINVSVAYMQAEEPRLARPFAERAVFVDPYSAAARINLGSIYAALDEHRRAVDEYQQAAELVDPIPAELLVNLAESLRVLGEDAQAVNVLDQLLRENESALAWERRGAAMFRLSDFEGAATSFERALELDGEHYPALNGLAVLRLNEYLRSGQTDPVALQQALDHFRNSLRIEHRQPKVRELLSRFS
- a CDS encoding GC-type dockerin domain-anchored protein, coding for MRSTTTIVALVTASVTATTLAQTTQPEPSVFRVPGGVEFTLNNAGASDYLFNWSDAGGAFVDEVDPTFILTAGETYLFRRLTGAHPFVITDDTLEVTGGDGTYRRVTTDGAVIDAATLKPIDAFTADPAPTDDFIEWTPSADDVGQYYYTCRVTGHRGMTGSIIVEAADACRADLDGDGDLTIFDFLAFQNLFDTGDPLADFDGDGELTLFDFLAFQNEFDGGCP